The window CGCGAGTCGAGGCCCTCGTCCATGCCGGCGTCGATGTTGTAGTCATTGATACCGCCCACGGCCACACCACCAGCGTCATGGATACGATCCGGGCGTTGAAAGGCGCTTTCCCTACGTTGGAAGTGGTGGCGGGGAATGTCGCTACTGCGGATGGCGCTGAGGCCCTCGTCCGTGCCGGAGCCGATGGGATCAAAGTCGGCATGGGGCCGGCCTCGATTTGCACGACTCGGGTAGTGTCGGGAGTTGGCGTTCCGCAGCTTACCGCCATTGTCGAAAGCGTCAAAGTGGCATCGCGAGCGGGAGTCCCGGTCATTGCCGACGGCGGTATTCGTTTCTCCGGCGATATCGTGAAGGCCCTCGCCGTGGGAGCAAGTTCGGTCATGATTGGCAGTTTGTTTGCCGGCACGGAAGAGAGTCCGGGCGAGACGATCCTCTATCAAGGCCGTAGTTACAAGTCCTATCGCGGCATGGGGTCGCTTGAAGCCATGCGCGAGCGGGAAGGCAGCCGCAATCGCTATTTCCAAGACGATGAAACGAATATCGGGAAGCTCGTCCCCGAAGGGATCGAAGGGCGAGTGCCGTACAAAGGTGGGCTCCCGATGATTATCGATCAGATGGTCGGCGGGGTGAAAGCCGGCATGGGCTATACCGGATGCCGCACGCTTGCCGACTTACGCACGAAGTCGCGCTTCGTGCGCGTCACCTCCGCCGGGCTGCGCGAGAATCACGTCCACGATGTCATTATCACCAAGGAATCTCCGAATTATCGGATGGAGTAACAAGTGATTAGTTATTAGTGGTTAGTTTTTAGCGGCTTGCTAGCGGCGAAAGTTCTTTCCTCCTCAAGAATTAAAAACTACAAACTAAAAACCACAAACTAAAAACTATGATTTTAATTCTCGACTTCGGCAGCCAATATACCCAGCTCATCGCCAGACGGGTGCGCGAGGCCAAGGTCTACTGCGAAATCCATCCGTACAACATTGCTATCGACCGCGTCCGGCAGATGCAGCCCGAGGGTATTATTCTCTCCGGCGGACCAGCGAGCGTCTACGCCGCAGGGGCGCCGTTGCCGGACCCGCGTATTTTGGACACGCCCGTGCCTGTCCTGGGCATCTGCTACGGCATGAACGTCTTGTTTCAGCTCTCCGATGGCGTGGTCACGCGAGCGGATCGGCGTGAATTCGGCTCCGCTCGGTTGATCGTCGACGATGTCAGCGACCTGTTTGCCGGCTTTTCTGCGGACAGTGAAACGCGCGTGTGGATGAGTCACGGTGACAAGATGGAGTCTCTGCCGCGCGGCTGGCGCGTGTTAGCGCACTCTGTCAATTCTCCCATCGCTGCCGGGCGAGACGGTTCCGGTCGGTTCTACGGGTTGCAATTTCACCCTGAAGTCGTCCACAGTGAACGCGGGACAGAAGTGCTGCGGAACTTTCTTTTTCGTATTTGCCGTTGCAACCCGAACTGGACCATGGAAGGCTTCATCGAACGCGAAACTCAACACATCCGCGAGCGGGTTGGCGAGCAGCATGTCGTGTGCGGCCTCAGCGGTGGCGTCGATTCCGCCGTCGTGGCGTTGTTGCTCCATCGTGCTATCGGCAAGCAGCTCACTTGTGTGTTCGTGGATAATGGGCTGCTGCGTAAGGACGAGGCCGAGCAAGTGGTTCGGGTGTTTTCTGGACTAGGTCTGAACCTTCGTCATGCGGATGCGTCGGCACAGTTTCTCGATAATTTGGCGGGAGTCGAGGACCCGGAGAAAAAGCGCCGCATCATCGGTCATACGTTCATCGAGGTCTTCGAGGAAGAGGCGAAAACTCTGCCGGACGCGCAGTTTTTGGCGCAAGGCACTTTATATCCCGACGTGATCGAATCGGTGTCGTTCAAGGGGCCTTCGGCGACGATTAAGAGTCACCACAATGTCGGGGGTTTGCCGGAACGCATGCGTCTGAAGCTGATCGAGCCTTTGCGAGAGCTGTTCAAAGACGAGGCACGGGTGCTGGGGAAGCTCCTCGGCCTGCCGGATGAAATTGTTAGTCGCCAACCGTTCCCCGGTCCGGGACTGGCTATCCGTATCATAGGTTCGGTCGATGCTGCGGGCTTGACGATTCTGCGCGCGGCGGATGCCATTGTGGACGAAGAAGTCCGCGCCGCCGGTTTGTACGAGCGAGTGTGGCAAACGTTTGCCGTGTTACTGCCGGTCAAGACAGTGGGGGTCATGGGCGATGAACGGACGTACGAAAACGTGATTGCCATCCGCGGCGTAGAAAGCGTGGACGGCATGACAGCGGACTGGGCGCGCTTGCCGTACGACCTGCTGGGGCGTATGTCAACGCGGATCGTCAACGAAGTGCGCGGGGTCAACCGGGTGGTGTACGACATTTCGTCCAAACCCCCGGCGACGATTGAGTGGGAATAGCTGTTAGCTCTCAGCTATTAGCTCTTAGCAAAAAAGAAGGCATGAAATTTTTTGTTTAGCTAACAGCTAAAAGCTAACGGCTAAAAGCCTTGTGGGGGGAAGCGGGCAATGGGCTTTGTCCATCTACATCTACACACGCAATACAGCCTGCTCGACGGCGCGAATAAGATTAAGAATCTGATGCCGCAGGTGCAGGCGTACGGGATGCCGGCGGTGGCGATTACCGATCATGGCAATATGTTCGGTGCCATCGAGTTCTATCGCACCGCCGCTCAGCATGGAGTGAAGCCCATCGTCGGCTGCGAAATGTACCTGGCACCGAAGAGCCGCCGTGATCGCAGTCCGGTCAGGGCAGACGACTATGAGGGTGGAGGGAATTTCCACCTCGTCCTGTTAGCGATGAATCTGGAGGGCTACCAGAATCTCTGTCGCTTAGTGTCCGCCGGATACCAGGAAGGGTTTTATCACAAGCCGCGCGTGGATAAGGAACTGTTGCGTGAACACAATAAAGGCATCTTAGCCCTCTCCGGCTGTTTGAGCGGTGAAGTGGCGCGCGCCATGCTGGTGGGGAAAGAGCAACTGGCCCGTGAAGTCGCGCAAGAGTATGCGGCAATTTTCGATGATCGCTTTTATATCGAAATCCAAGCCAACCATTTGCCCGAACAAGAAAAGATCAACCCCGCGCTCATCGAGCTGGCGAGAGAGTTATCCCTGCCGCTCGTGGCGACCAACGATTGCCACTATCTGAAGGCCGAAGACGCGGAGGCCCACGAAGTGCTGCTGTGCGTGCAGAGCGGCAAAGTGTGGTCTGACGAGAAACGCTGGAAATTCGGCACCAACCAGCTCTATGTCAAATCGTCCGAGGAGATGATCGCCGAGTTTTTCCACTGCCCGGAAGCGGTGGCGAATACGCTGGAAGTCGCTAAACGCTGCGAATTAGAGCTGAAGTTCAACAACTTTTATTTCCCTATTTTCGCCGTTCCCAAGGAAGAAACTTTAGAGGAGGTGCTGGATCGTGAGGCAGACCAAGGTTTAACCGCTCGCTTCGCGCAAATACGCGCCAACGGCCTCGAGATCTCCGAGGAAAAAGAACAGGTCTATCGTGACCGGTTGACGTTCGAGCTGCGCACCATTAAAGACATGGGCTTTGCCGGTTACTTCCTGATTGTCGCCGACTTCATCGGCTATGCGAAGTCTCAGGGCATTCCCGTCGGACCGGGGCGTGGTTCCGTTGCCGGTTGTCTGGTCGCGTTCTCCTTGAAAATTACCGATGTCGATCCCATCCGTTATCAGCTGCTGTTCGAGCGGTTTCTCAATCCCGGACGGAAGAGCATGCCGGATATCGACGTGGACTTCTGCTTCGAGCGGCGCGACGAAGTGATCCGCTACATCAAAGAAAAATACGGTGCCGACAAGGTCGCCCAGATCATTACCTTCGGCACGCTCAAGGGGAAACAGGCGATCAAGGACGTGGGCCGCGTCCTGGAGTTTTCCTACGGCGAGACCGACCGCATCGCCAAACTCTATCCCGCGCCGAAGCAAGGGAAGGACTTTCCTCTTGAAGCGGCCTTGGAGATGGAGCCACGGCTGCGCGAGCTGCGGGAGAAGGGCGACAAAGAGAAAAAGCTGTTCGACTACGCCTTCAAACTCGAAGGCTTGTTACGCCACGCTTCCAAACACGCTGCGGGTATCGTGATCTCGCCGACTCCGTTGGTGGACCATTTGCCGCTGTTTGTCGATAAGGAAGGCAGCGTGTTGACGCAGTATGCCGGCCCGGAAGTCGATACGATCGGGCTGATTAAGTTCGACTTCCTCGGCTTGAAGACGCTGACGCTGCTGAATAACACCGTGGTGCGTATCCGTAAAAATCGCGGACAGGAAGTCGATCTTAGCGCGTTGCCGCTGGCTGACCGCAAAACCTACCAAGCGTTGACGCGCGGCGATACAGTCGGGGTCTTCCAAATGGAAGGGAGCGGCATCAGAAAACTGATTACTCAGCTCAAGCCCAACTGCTTCGAAGATATTGTCGCGGTCATTGCGCTCTTCCGCCCGGGACCGCTCGACAGCGGTGCCGCCGAACAGTTCATCAAACGTAAAAATGGCAAGGAGCCCATCTCGTATCCGCATCCGCTGCTCGAACCGGTGCTGAGAGAGACCTACGGCGTAACCATTTACCAAGAGCAGGTCATGCAGATTGCCCAGGTGCTGGCTGGCTATTCGTTGGAAGATGCCGATAACTTGCGTCGTGCGATGGGCAAGAAGAAAAAGGAAGTCATGCAGGAAGAGCGCGCGCGCTTCCTGAAAGGAACGGCGAACAAGAAGCTGCCTGACAAGCTCGCTGGCGAAATTTTCGACCAAATGGAAACTTTTGCCGCGTACGGGTTCAATAAATCCCATGCGGCGGCGTACGCCTTTGTGTCCTACCAGACGGCGTATCTGAAGACTCATTATCCGCAAGAGTTTCTGGCCTCGCTCATGAGTATCGAAATGGGCGACATCAATAAAACCTACAAGAACATTGCCGAGTGTCGCTTGCAGAACATCCCGGTCTTGCCGCCTGACGTGAACGAGAGCGATGAGAATTTCACGGTGAGCGGCGAGAGCATCCGGTTCGGCCTTGGCGCGGTTCGTGGGGTCGGATCGAAAGCGATTGAAGTGATGCAAACGGCCCGACAGGATGGGGCGTTTCCTGACCTGAACGACTTTTGCTCGCGCGTGCGTGGGTCGCAGGTCAATAAGCGGGTGATGGAAAGCTTGATTAAATGTGGGGCCTTGGATTCGTTCAAGGCGTCGCGGGCGCAACTGATGGCCGGGCTGGAAGAGGCGGTCAAATGGGCGGAGCGCCACGCCAATGGCGGTGCAAAAGCGGCGCAGTTGGGGCTGTTCGGTGTTGGGAGTGGCCTGGGCCAGGATGGTCGTCCGCTGCTGCCTACGGTGGCGGAATGGGAAGATATCGATAAGCTGCGGCACGAGCGAGAGACGCTGGGATTTTTCATTACCGGGCATCCCCTCGATAAATATGCGACCCGTTTGTTCGGCGTCGTGTCGTTGACGACTGAGTCGTTGAAAAACCGCCAGCATCAAGAGAAGGTCAAGCTCGCCGGCGTGATCCATTCGCTCAAGCTCAAGAACAATAAAAAGGGCGACCGCTACGCCACGTTCACCTTCGAGGATAAGGAGGGGGTCGTCGAGGTGATTGTGTGGCCGGAAGCCTATCGGAAACACGATGCGACCATTCATGCCGATCTTCCCGTGTGTCTGAGCGGAACCTTGGATGTTGACGAGGAGCGTTACCAAATCATTGCCGATGAGGTGACACCGCTGGAGTCCGTGGCCACGGACGAGGTGCGACAGGTGCATATCCAAGTGCCGTCGGACGTGACCACTAAGGAAGATCTTGTCGCCTTGCGTGATGTGCTCGTGCAACATCAGGGGAACTGCCAAGCGTTTCTCCATTTGATGCGACCGGATTACAGCGAAACCGTCATCGCTTTGCCGCAAGACCTCCATGTCGCGCCCTCGCGTGCGATGGTAGTGGCGATCGAGCGCTTGTTCGGCTCCGGAGTAGCATCCTTCCGGTAAATTTTGGAGAAGGCATGGGACGACAACGAGATCCACTGAACGAACAATCCGAGGCGAAAAACTATTCGCTACGCTCGACGCCTGAACGCGTTGTTTTGGTTGGAGTCCAGCGCCCGCTGCGAGCGAAAGCTCCGGGAGAGCATGTGCGTTTCTTATCTGAGGAATCCTTAGAAGAGTTGGCGCGCCTGAGCGACACGGCGGGGCTCGAAGTGGCGGGGCGCGTCGTGCAAAACCTCCGCGATGGCATTCATCCCGCGACGTTTATTGGCACGGGTAAAGTCGGTGAAGTGAAGGAGGCGATTGCCGAACAGCACGGCCAGGCGGTCATTTTCGACGACGATCTGTCCCCTGCCCAACAACGCAATCTCGAAAAAGCCTTGGGTGTCAAAGTCGTGGATCGCAGCCAACTGATCCTCGACATCTTCGCGCAGCACGCCAAAAGTCTGGCAGGAAAACTTCAGGTGGAGCTGGCGCAATTAGAGTACCTACGACCGCGTTTGACGCGCCAGTGGGTACATCTTTCGCGTCTCGGCGGTGGCGGCGTGGGGACGCGCGGCCCTGGGGAGACCCAGCTTGAGGTGGACCGCCGCCGGCTGCGGGAACGCATCGCGACCTTGCACCGCCGTCTGGCCGATGTCGAGCGCACGCGCACCTTGCAACGGCAGGAACGTACGCGCACGCCGTTTCCCTGCGTGGCGCTGGTAGGCTATACCAATGCCGGGAAATCGACCTTGATGAATACGCTGACCCGCGCCGGGGTCTTGGTGGAAGATAAACTGTTTGCCACGCTCGATCCCACCAGTCGCCGACTCGATTTACCTAGTGGGCAGCCGGTCATGCTGATCGACACTGTAGGGTTTATTAACAAACTGCCGCATCAACTGATCGACGCGTTTAAGAGCACGCTGGAAGAGGTGCGCTCCGCCGACCTGTTGCTCCATGTCGTAGATGCCACCCACTCGCGGTGGGAAGAACAGAAAGCCGTGGTGGAGGAGGTGCTAGCGGAAATCGGTGCCGAGGGGAAACCCGTGCTGACGGTTTTGAACAAGCTCGATCTCCGCGTCGATACGCCCGACGACGATATCGAGCACCCGTGGCAGCGGGCCGCCGCGCTCGCTCGCTCGCATGGCGAGAGTGGCGTACCCGACGTGTTTGGGATTTCGGCCCTGACCGGCGCGGGCCTCCCGCCGTTACTCGACGCCATTGCGCGCCGGCTAGAACACGGGCATGAAGTGGTCCAGGTCGATTTGCCTTTAGGCGCGGGGAAAATGCTAGCCTGGTTGCGCCGGAGCGGCAAAGTGCTAGAAGAGGCATACTCCGAAACCGCCGTGAGCGTGACCGCCTCGGTGTCCAGCAAGATCGCCGGACAGTTACGCAAGCAGATCGCTGCCGGAGTGCTGGACTGAGTCGGACGTTGCCACGGAAGGAACTGCCTTGTCGTCTTCTGCGATTCTTACCCTCCCCAATCTGATTACCCTGCTGCGCATCGGGGCGATTCCGCTCTTTCTGATTTTCTTAGCCGATGAGCGCTATTCCGAAGCCTTGCTCGTCTTCGTTCTCGCTGGCGTAACGGATTCGATCGACGGGGCGGTCGCGCGGTGGACGAATTCCCGCACGGTCTTCGGCGCTTATATCGATCCGCTGGCGGATAAGTTACTGCTCGCCAGCTCTTTTTTGATCTTGGCCTTCCTCGGTTTCCTGCCTCGCTGGTTGGCGATTTTGGTCATCAGCCGAGATGTCATTACCCTCTGTGGCTTTGCCGTATTATATCGGATTACCGGGCATTGGATTGACGTGCGCCCGACGCTGATGGGCAAGGCGAGTACGTTCTTGCAGTTGCTGACGGTGACGCTGACCTTGCTGATCCTCCATAATCCCGATTGGGAGATCCCCTACGTCAAGCCGGCGGCCTTGATGTTGACCGGAGGCACGATCACCGTCTCTGGGTTTCAATACGTAGCACGGGCTTTGCTGTGGCTGAACGAACACGACGAGAAATCCGAGGACGAGTGGAAACGCGCGGAAGAGTCGGCACCGGCGACCCGCGACGCGAGTCGGCGCCGGTATTCGGCGTAGGAGTGTGTTATGAAGGCTGTCCTACGAGCGTCTCGGGCGCGGGTCGGGAAAAGGGAGAGTGGCGGAACGTGATTCGGGTGTTTCCTCGTATTGACGATACGAGGATGATGGAACTTTTTCGCAAGGGTGTGGAAGGGCAGTGGTCAGCGTCTCAGTTGGATTGGGATCGACCGCTTCTGCTGGATCGGCATGAAAAGGAGGCCTTTGCGCATGTGCTCACGCCGGTCTACTTGGGAGAGCAAGCGGCGATGCTCGGTGCCAGTTCTGTCATCCCGCAGTTCTTTGCCGCGCATCAGACGGAAGCCCAGCTCTATGTAGCGACCTTCTTATTGGATGAAGCCCGCCATTTCGAGACGCTGACGCGCTTTTATCACAAAATAGAACAACGCCCCTTGGAAGTACGAGACCTCAAGGTGATGTTCCGCTACCAGGCGCGGTTGTTCAAAGCCCGCGATAAAACAGAATGGCTCTGGGGCATCCTCGTCAGCGATATTCTCGCGCGGCATTTTTATAGCATTCTTGTTAAAGCACACCCAGGGTCGCTGTTTGCCGACATTGGGAGTCGCATCGTGACTGATGAAGCACGGCACCTCGCCTTTGCCGAGCTGTATCTCAAAGCGGCGCTGCAACAGACGCCGGAGTTGAAACCGACGTTCCTGAAGATGCGCGAGGAATTGGTGCGCCTCATCCGGGAAATTTACGCCGGCGTCAAGGAAAAGGCGATATTGATCGGTCTCAATGAAACCGAGTTGTTTGACCGACTCACCCAGGACATCGAGAAGAAGGTGCAACGATTGCACCTGACCGACACCGAGCAGGATGCCGAGGAGTGAACGCGAGACGCACTGCCCCACGCACCTTGCCGCGCTGGCCGCGGACTAATCGCGCTGATGCCGTCGCGCAGCGGCAAGAACGCCTGCGCGCTCTTCCTCATTGGGACGCTGCTCACCGGCATGTGCTCTCGTGGCCGGTTCCTGCCGAAGTCTTAGGCAATTTTCAAGAATGCTTGACCGGTCACATGGTGTTGCCGGTGGGGATTGTCGGTCCTCTCGGCATTAATCTTGGCGACTACACGTTGGACGGCGTCGGGAACGTACAGGAAAAGAGCAGGGGAAAAGACCAGGTGTACGTGCCGCTCGCACACACAGAAGGTGGCTTATCCGCATCTGTACAGCGTGGCGTGAGTGCCCTCGCGGTATCCGGTGGGGTGCGTACTCATGTGGTGGCCGACCGTATGACGCGAGACTCCTGTTTTGTATTTCGCACCACGGAAGAAGCGCTGAAACTGGCGCGTTGGGCTGCCGAGCAGGCACCGGCAATGTCAGACTGGCTGCAAGATCCGACGAATGCGTTGCGCCATCCCGAGGCGGCAACCGAGCAGCGCGCTTCATCAGCCCTCATCAGCTCCCATGCCATACTGCGAGAAATCGAGACGCATGTCGTTGGACCAATGTGTCATCTGCTGTATCGGTTCACGACTGGAGACGCGTGCGGGCCGAACATGATGACGCGCAACGCCTACGCGTTGAATCATGCGTTCGTTCTGTCGCGCTTTCCGCAAGAGACTGGTGTGATGCCGCTTCATGTGTTTCTCGAAACCAACATGGGTGGGGATAAAAAACCGAGCTACGCCTTCTTCCAATTCCCCGGTCACGGCAAGGTCGTTGTCGCGGAAGCCACGCTCTCGGGCGATGTGCTGCGTCGTGTTTTGCATGTGACCGCAGATGAAGTGGTCGCCCTCGAACACGCCGGATTACACGGTTCTCATGCGAGTGGTATGCAGTCGTTCGCGTTTACGCCGGCTTCCGCCGTGGCGGCGATTTTCGCGGCGACCGGGCAAGACCTCGGTATGGTAGGCACTAGCAGCATGGCGCAACTCACGGCTACGCGCGTCGGCGATGGCATTCATTTGTCGATCCGCTTTTCCGGGCTGGAAGTCGGAACAGTGGGCGGTGGTACGGGCCTGCCGCACGCACAAGCGTATTTGCAACTGATGAATTGCCTCGGCCCAGGAAAGGTCTACCGGTTCGCGCAGATCATCGCGGCGACCGCGCTGTGTTTAGAACTTTCAGCCTCCGCCAGCATGGCAGCAACGGGAAGCCGAAACTTCGTTCAGGCGCATGCGGAGCGAGGGGGGATTCGCTAAATGAAGCTATCAGCTATTAGCTATCAGCTGTTAGCCAGAAAGCACGAATTGGCGGCGGCAAATTATACCGTTTCCCCGTTTTCCCCTTTCTTCTCATGCCCAGGCTCGGCCTGGGCATGCAAGGTTAAGCCTCTCTCCCCTTTTCACGTCCAGGCGGAGCCTGGGCGCGAGGCCGAAAAGACTGATGACGGTGACGAAAAACTAATCCCCAATCCCCAATCTCCAATCCCTATTCGCCTGATCGTCAATCCCACTTCAGGAAAAGGTCGCGGCGCGCGAGTGGCCGAACAGGCGAGCCATTGGTTACGTGGCCACGGACTGGAAAATGAGGTGAGGTTCAGCCGCTCGCCGGCTGACCCGACGGAACTGGCGTGTGCCGCCGTGCGGGACGGCTGCCGGCTCGTTGTCGGTGTAGGCGGCGATGGACTCATTAGCCAAGTGGCGAACGAGTTGGTCGGAACCGATGTGACCTTCGGCCTGATTCCCGCCGGAGTTGGCAACGATTTCGCGCGCGGACTCCATCTGCCGCTCGATGTGGAAGGCGCGTGCCGTGTTTTACTTCACGGGGAGGTGCGGAAGATTGACGTTGGCCAAGTCAATGATCGTTATTTTTTTTCTGTCGCTGTCTTAGGATTCGGAGCCGAGGTGAATCGCCGCGCCAACCGGTTTCGCCGCTTTCGTATCAATGCTTTGTACACGCTGGTGACTGTAGCGACGATATTTTCCTACGATCCGCTTCCTTTCTCCGTGACGTACGATGGCCGAGAACGACGCTGTTTAAGCTGGATGATCGCGGTGGGCAACACTTGGAGCAGCGCGCGCGGTATGGCGCTAGTGCCCGCTGCTCGCCCGGACGACGGGGTGCTCGATGCTTGCATCATTAACGGCATGGGCAAGTGGGAATTGCTGTACACCTTTCCACGGGTGTTCAAAGGGCGTCATATTTATTCCACTGGCATCGACACCATTCGCGGCAAGGAAATGACAATTGCCGCCGATGGGCCGTGCGAAATCTACGCCGATGGTGAGCGCATCGGCTCCCTTCCTGTGACGTTCAAAGCCGTGCCCGAAGCGTTGCGGGTGATGGTGCCGAAGCAGTAGCACTTTCTGTTGCCACGCGCTCCGATGGTCTGAGATGGTGTCTCCGCACGAGGTTGCGGGCTTGCATGACAGGACAAGGAGGTAGGTGCGCACGCCTGCTCTAGAGCCTCTCAGTTCGATCGGCTATATGTGCACTTGCTGCGGGTTGAATGCGGAGAGCTGAGGGTTGAGCGTTCATGACCATACACTGGCACTATCGAGAAAAAGAATTCCACGATTCTGCGGACAATATCGAGGGCGTCAATATCCATTATGTTCTGACCCCCCTCAGTGGCGCGGCGGATTGGGACAATCAGCGCACGACGCGCTTTATGCCGCTGGTGCAACCGCAGACGTTCCCAAGACGCAAGGCATCTTCTACCAACCTAGATTCTGCTAATCCCCCGTCTCCAGGATTACGCAAAAAGATCTTGAAGCTCCCGCAACACATTCCTGATTCACCGAGTGGCGCGCTTACCGACCGTTATCTGCTGCACTACTATTTCGAGATATTTCAGGATGGTCATCGTCGTTACTCT of the Deltaproteobacteria bacterium genome contains:
- a CDS encoding diacylglycerol kinase family lipid kinase, whose amino-acid sequence is MKLSAISYQLLARKHELAAANYTVSPFSPFFSCPGSAWACKVKPLSPFHVQAEPGREAEKTDDGDEKLIPNPQSPIPIRLIVNPTSGKGRGARVAEQASHWLRGHGLENEVRFSRSPADPTELACAAVRDGCRLVVGVGGDGLISQVANELVGTDVTFGLIPAGVGNDFARGLHLPLDVEGACRVLLHGEVRKIDVGQVNDRYFFSVAVLGFGAEVNRRANRFRRFRINALYTLVTVATIFSYDPLPFSVTYDGRERRCLSWMIAVGNTWSSARGMALVPAARPDDGVLDACIINGMGKWELLYTFPRVFKGRHIYSTGIDTIRGKEMTIAADGPCEIYADGERIGSLPVTFKAVPEALRVMVPKQ